ATAGTGGAGAACGACCCGAAGGGCCGCTACGAAATCAGAAGGGACAAAATCAGGGCCCGTTACGGCCACAGCTATCCAGTCTCCCTGAACCACGAGGAAGACACCGAGAGCCGCTTTCTGTATCACGGGACGCCGAGGAGAAACCTGCCCTCCACCTTAAAGGAGGGCCTCAAGCCCATGAAGCGGCAGTTCGTCCACCTCAGCACTTCCAGAACGGAGGCCCTCGAAACGGGGAGGAGGCACGGCAGGGACGTCGTGCTACTCATCATCGACACCGACTGCCTGAGGAGGAAAGACCTGAAGGTCTACAGGGCCGGAAAGAACGTCCGCATAGTGGAACGCGTTCCGCCTGAGTGCATCACTCTGGAAGTGTAGTGCAGAAAGCTCATATACCTTCCATCCCTATTCTGAAAGGGTGGAACCATGTGTGACATTCTCATTGCGACCCCTGAGGCCACCAGAGAAGGAA
This window of the Thermococcus siculi genome carries:
- a CDS encoding RNA 2'-phosphotransferase — encoded protein: MGSKRTRVSKLMAYILRHAPEEFGLKPDVEGFVPLRKLVDALRTVYPDVTEEFVRRIVENDPKGRYEIRRDKIRARYGHSYPVSLNHEEDTESRFLYHGTPRRNLPSTLKEGLKPMKRQFVHLSTSRTEALETGRRHGRDVVLLIIDTDCLRRKDLKVYRAGKNVRIVERVPPECITLEV